Within Stella humosa, the genomic segment CCTTGCCGTCGCCACCGAAGAGAACGTCGTTGCCGTTCTTGCCGTCGATCGAGTTCGACTTGCCGTCGGCGACGACCACGTCGTTGCCGTCCGTGGACGCCACGCCGCTCTCGATCCAGATGGTCGTCTGGCCGTCGTCGAAGACCGCCTCGACCGTTCCTCCGACCGATGCGTTGCCGTACAGCAAGGTCAGCTTGTTGCCGTCCTTGAAGTCGAGCACGCCGCCGGCGAGCTTGTTGCCGTCGAGGCCGGAATAGTCGCCGTCGACGACGATGAAGTCCGACCCGTCCGCCGTCCCCGGCATGAAGTCGGTGACGGTGTCCTGGTGTAGTTCGGCCGCCGTGCCGAAGATCATGTCGGCATCGTCGCCGGTGTTGATCACGTCCTTGCCGCCGCCGGGTGCCAGCGTGTCGTGGCCCTGGCCGCCATAAAGCGTGTCGGCATCCGCGTCGCCCGACAGCAGGTCGTCGTCGGCCCCGCCATAAAGCCGGTCCGTGCCGTTGCCGCCGTAGAGATCGTCCGCGCCGTTGCCGCCATAGAGCAGGTCGTTGCCCTGGCCGCCCTGCAGCTCGTCGTCGCCGTCGGCACCGTCGAGCGTGTCGACGCCGTTGCCGCCGGCGATCGTCTCGTCATCCTCGCTGCCGCCGATCCGGTCGTTGCCGTCGCCGCCGGAGAACTGGTCGTCACCGCTCTCGTCACCGCTCAGGGTCACCTTGTCGTTGCCGCCGAGCGCGTCGGAGACGTTGCCGTAGAGCTCGAAGTCGACCTCCCGCAGGTCGACGCTGTCGGCACTCTCGGTGAAGAGCGGGGCCGAGATGGTGAAGTGGGTGCGTCCTGCGATCTCTGTTCGCGTCCACTCGACGCCGCTGGTGCCGGCGACGTAGAGGTCGCCGTCGCCGTCGCCGTCGACATCAAGGAAGTCGTTGCCGGGGGCAAAGATGCTGCGCGTGTCGCTGCCCAGGATGGTGTCGAGCACGATCCGGTCGACGTCGCTGCCGCCCACCACCGTGTCGAAGTCGGTGACGGAATCGCCCGTCAGGTCGGCCAGGGAGCCAATCGCGGTGTCGCTGCCGAGACCCATTTCGTAGCGGTCGTTGCCGCCGCCGCCGCCCAGATAGTCGTTGCCGTTGCCGCCGTCGAGCGTGTCCAGGCCATTGCCGCCATACAGGTCGTCGTCGCCGGCCTCGCCATAGAGCAGGCCGTTGCCGTCGCCGCCATGGAGCTGGTCGTTGCCGTTGCCGCCGTGCAGGACGTCATAGTCCAGGTCGCCATACAGCAGGTCGCTGCCGTCGTTGCCATAGAGCGTGTCGGAATGCTGGCCGCCAAAGACCGTCTCGTCGTCGTCGCTGCCCTGGATCAGATCGTTGCCCAGGCCGCCGGTGAAGCTGTCGTCGCGGCTCTCGTCGCCCGAAAGCGTGACCCGATCGTTGCCGCCGAGCGCGTCGGAAACGTTGCCATAGCTGTCGAAGTCGACGGTATCGAGGTCGACGCTGTCACCGCCCTCGGTGAAGAGCGCGGCCTGGGCGGTGAAGCGGGTATAGACCCCGAACGTCTCGCGTTCCCACTCCACGCCGTTGGAGCCGGTGACGAAAACATCCCCGGTGCCGTCACCGTTCAGGTCGAGGAAGTCGTTGCCGGAGATGAAGTAACTGCGGCTGTCGGAACCTAGGACCGTATCGAGCACGACGAGATCGCCATCGGCGCCCGTCAGGTCGAAGTCATTGATGGTGTCGCCTACGGAATCCGCGGCGAACTCCGCGAGGCTGCCAAAGAAGCTGTCGGCGCCGTTGCCGCCGAACAACTGATCGACACTGTCGCCACCCGACAGCCAGTCATCGCCCTCGCCACCGTAGATGACCTCCTCGTCGTCGCTGCCGAAGATCGTGTCATCGCCGTTGCCGCCACTGAACGTGTCGTCCCCGGATGCGCTGTCGGCACCGTTGAGCGTGACCTGGTCGTTGCCATCCAGCGCATCGGAGACATTGCTGTAGGCATCGAGATCGAACGCGGTCAGGTCGACGGTATCGGCGTCGTCGGTGAACAGCGGCGCCGCAAGGGTGAAGTGCGTGGTGGCCCCGACCACCTGACGTCGCCATTCCAGCCCCTGGCTGCCCGATACGAGGATATCGCCGTCGGAGTCCCCGTCCAGGTCCAGGTAGTCGTCGGTGGCGACGAAGAACTCGCGCGTGTCGACGCCGATGACGGTATCGAGCACTACATGGTCGGTGTCGCCGCCCGAGGCCGTGTCGAAGTCGCCGATCGAATCGCCGTTCAGCGCATCGTAGGATCCGAAGGCGGTATCGCTGCCTTCGCCCAGTTCCAGCCGGTCCAGCCCGTTCCCGCCGGCCACCAGGTCGCTTCCCTGGTCGCCAAACACCGTGTCTTCAGCGTCGCCGCCGTAGAGAAGATCGTTGCCCTCGCCGCCATAGGCGAGGTCGGTGCCGGTACCGCCCCAGACCTCGTCGCCGCCATTGCCGCCGAAGATCGTGTCGAGGTTGGCGTCGCCATAGAGGAGATCGGCATCCTCCTCGCCATAGAGCAGGTCGTTGTTCGACCCGCCATAGACGATGTCGGCGCCGTCGCCGGCCCAGATGCTGTCGTTGTTGCCGTCGCCCAGGATCCGGTCGCTGCCGTTGCCGCCCGACAGGCTGTCGTTGTTGCTGCCGCCGGCCATCGTGTCGTCGCCATCCTCGCCCAGGAGGATGTCGTTGTTGGTGCCGCCATCGAGATAGTCGGCGCCGTTGCCGCCATAGGCGAAGTCGGCCGCATTGCCGCCATAGAGGGAGTCGCCGTCGTCGCCGCCATAGAGCGTGTCGGCGCCGTTCTCGCCATAGATCAGATCCAGGCCCTGGCCGCCGACGATCCTGTCCTCATCATCGCCGCCGTAGAGCGTGTCGCCATCGTCGCCGCCATAGATCAGGTCCTGGCTGCCATAGCCGAAGAGGCGGTCGCCGCCGGCACCGCCGCGCATTGTGTCAGTCGACTGCCCGCCATAGACGAGGTCGTTGCCGCCGCCGCCATCGAGCTGCCCGGAGGCATTCTCGCCCAGCAGCGTGTCGTCGCCCTCGTCACCGTTCAGTGTGTCCTGGGTTTCACCGCCATAGATCAGGTCGTTGCCGGCGCCGCCATCGGCTTGGTTGCTGCCATTGTCGGCAAACAGCGTGTCGTGGCCGTTGCCGCCAGACAGCGTATCGTTGGTATTCGATCCATAGATGAGGTCGTTGTCGTCGTCGCCAGAGAGCCAGACACTCGCGGCATTGCTGCCATTCAGCGTGTCGTTACCCTGGCCGCCGAACATCGTGGCGGAGTCGTACTCTTCGATCAGGACATCGTCGCCGTCACCGCCATAGACAAGGTCGTCGTTCGAGCTGCCGCGCAGCGTATCGGCGCCGTTGCCGCCGTGGAGCGTATCGTTCTGCGACCCGCCATCGAGGCTGTCGTTGCCGTTACTGCCGTAGAGCAGGTCGTCCTGAGAATCGCCGAACAGCAGGTCATCGTCGTCTTCGCCGAAAAGCGTGTCGCTTTCGGACTCGCCGTGCACGTTGTCGCTGCCTTGGCCGCCATAGAACAGGTCGGCGCCCTGGCCACCCCGCATCGTGTCGTTGTCGTCCTCGCCGAACAGGGTATCGGCGTCGTTGCCGCCGTTCAGGTCGTCGGCGCCATTCCCACCATAGAACAGGTCGTCGCCCAGGCCGCCGCCGGTAAGCGCGTCGTTGCCGTCCTCGCCGAACAGCGTGTCCCGACCGTTCGGCGCGCTGTCATCGCCGCCACCGTCGAGCCGATCGTTGCCCTGGCCGCCATAGATC encodes:
- a CDS encoding beta strand repeat-containing protein, which gives rise to MATINLDDSANAFTPDSSPGGDEIYGLNGNDTIQGGDGDDLIYGGLDDDSLFGDAHNDLLGVSGNDTVFGDDGNDTLVGKDLVDLLYGGNGADSLDGGLGLDTLFGEEDSDTLFGSGDADLVYGGNGADTLNGGGGDDTLFGENDDDTLHGSLDQDLLFGGLGNDSLRGGNGVDTLYGGDGDDQAEGGTGNDLIYGGQGNDRLDGGGDDSAPNGRDTLFGEDGNDALTGGGLGDDLFYGGNGADDLNGGNDADTLFGEDDNDTMRGGQGADLFYGGQGSDNVHGESESDTLFGEDDDDLLFGDSQDDLLYGSNGNDSLDGGSQNDTLHGGNGADTLRGSSNDDLVYGGDGDDVLIEEYDSATMFGGQGNDTLNGSNAASVWLSGDDDNDLIYGSNTNDTLSGGNGHDTLFADNGSNQADGGAGNDLIYGGETQDTLNGDEGDDTLLGENASGQLDGGGGNDLVYGGQSTDTMRGGAGGDRLFGYGSQDLIYGGDDGDTLYGGDDEDRIVGGQGLDLIYGENGADTLYGGDDGDSLYGGNAADFAYGGNGADYLDGGTNNDILLGEDGDDTMAGGSNNDSLSGGNGSDRILGDGNNDSIWAGDGADIVYGGSNNDLLYGEEDADLLYGDANLDTIFGGNGGDEVWGGTGTDLAYGGEGNDLLYGGDAEDTVFGDQGSDLVAGGNGLDRLELGEGSDTAFGSYDALNGDSIGDFDTASGGDTDHVVLDTVIGVDTREFFVATDDYLDLDGDSDGDILVSGSQGLEWRRQVVGATTHFTLAAPLFTDDADTVDLTAFDLDAYSNVSDALDGNDQVTLNGADSASGDDTFSGGNGDDTIFGSDDEEVIYGGEGDDWLSGGDSVDQLFGGNGADSFFGSLAEFAADSVGDTINDFDLTGADGDLVVLDTVLGSDSRSYFISGNDFLDLNGDGTGDVFVTGSNGVEWERETFGVYTRFTAQAALFTEGGDSVDLDTVDFDSYGNVSDALGGNDRVTLSGDESRDDSFTGGLGNDLIQGSDDDETVFGGQHSDTLYGNDGSDLLYGDLDYDVLHGGNGNDQLHGGDGNGLLYGEAGDDDLYGGNGLDTLDGGNGNDYLGGGGGNDRYEMGLGSDTAIGSLADLTGDSVTDFDTVVGGSDVDRIVLDTILGSDTRSIFAPGNDFLDVDGDGDGDLYVAGTSGVEWTRTEIAGRTHFTISAPLFTESADSVDLREVDFELYGNVSDALGGNDKVTLSGDESGDDQFSGGDGNDRIGGSEDDETIAGGNGVDTLDGADGDDELQGGQGNDLLYGGNGADDLYGGNGTDRLYGGADDDLLSGDADADTLYGGQGHDTLAPGGGKDVINTGDDADMIFGTAAELHQDTVTDFMPGTADGSDFIVVDGDYSGLDGNKLAGGVLDFKDGNKLTLLYGNASVGGTVEAVFDDGQTTIWIESGVASTDGNDVVVADGKSNSIDGKNGNDVLFGGDGKDTLKGGNGNDLLDGGSDRDALWGGNGGDTLTGGADVDTLYGDNGNDLAYGGNGGDRIEGGSGGDTLHGDAAADTILGGADSDKIAGGEGADRLQGDAGGDYIDLDEMVDTRDTVFGTVADLSGDTIAHFITGTGSVSDVIAITGVASKNSKLLDSLAITDGVLSLSKLGGGEIRFEDIEPGHYTDTMLGSDGAILIYIV